The Labeo rohita strain BAU-BD-2019 chromosome 19, IGBB_LRoh.1.0, whole genome shotgun sequence genome window below encodes:
- the LOC127182420 gene encoding cilia- and flagella-associated protein 44 isoform X3 gives MDASETLTDEVTLQEQTAVVGDEECEGNPEEEQKSIPDDMYYSYEELCSKPFITTDSNIPQNLLHLSHSFGYDCGRRGNLQLLDEHTLAFIAGNLLILLDVRTKKQCYIRSSSGGGIGAIMTHPSKQYFAVAEKGHQPNIIIYEYPSLRPYRVLRGGTGSTYSFVDFNRDGSLLASVGGAPDYMLTLWDWRQEQVTLCNKAFSQDVFRVTFSPDCVGQLTTSGTGHIRFWKMANTFTGLKLQGLLGSFGKTTVTDIEGYVELPDGKVVSGSEWGNMLLWEGGLIKVEFCRKGGRTCHSGTIYQFNLDEGELMTIGSDGAVRSWNLETIDTADAVDDSGLFEIEPMNELIIGRNVSLHSMVKSSIPETSIWFAQDSNGCIWKLDLSFSNITQDPECLFSFHAGAIQGMDVSESSHLMATTALDSSVRVFDFLSKKELTISRFKQGGTTLTWASDMVNTAGGLLVVGFDDGVVRLLELYNTQSLHTVAGRTRSADAELRLRQALKPHNAPVTAVAYERTRKIMATGSTDSSVFFFTVGERYTPIGFVTVPGPVQGLEWSPQSHEKNTLLIFCQNGHVVEVQCPDPGAQTGGNTFQLSDLPTMHFCFSSIKSRIKRDAEVALRQARKEEKKKRREKHLKKLKEQKPDATEEELLGELEEEDEEEEELPPLYIPSPPSPLHCGFYSTPGSFWLSMGGYDSGYLYHCKFSEQQSEDPLERKDEPFSFIPVHDADHNPILTITFNSSRQLLLCGMKDGSIRAYPVQASDHQLRSMQAYWALSVHDNHYGHVRHIRFSFDDTFVLSAGEDGNIFSFSCLPEEELQKAMQLKHAKVPSPRVGLEMEKAAQDIEDPSAYSIETAKQKLELDRMHKEAEQRKQERRKKLAKLQSQFQALLEQNQSLPEHIRLHRSEFELDPSFREETERQTEETVMEVRKELAWEEEKHRIGLNKLQTMFWESVVEDTVTVHAFKSGHKVSNYRLLALSAIQMHLHQHGTAASHSGAVEQNHWQSKPQPGKKASNISPVQDELVTDPLMQSGRMQSGRKLASREAEKLRKAAEKAEKARAMIEKRKKDYASKPSEDYEDPKDVEAIRLAKERMGDFKLKSAKDFTVPEHLRMNVEKKRVQLVELEKKIFEKKSEMNSRVMALRDSKVEIVSQLHAQMEQLQVIQQQLPPEKRCPLPAVPVLMPEEMPERKHRYTRATLERYATLRDKMTSTGLEEQQDGQNILELLEQEMQDTHTKAQDTHIENEGEETHSQKQEEKLTELEKEMREVEEIRNLCQQDQLFKQMEEAVWRFDAELRVLRHEKLELDVYMKLADLRHVTLFEELLLLKEFEKREDILQERLTTYIQEEEEIRAKMHDCKKQMELKKRDILRLQGKEKTIAATFQASLGENNKFEEFLTRVFKKKIKRTKKKETHGREGDDVTEEEDDSDEDSDEESDGDNDEDYDDSETGVPLDDSVCPPNCDPELFENTLKLREHRLDVEEQLQEEIKNVDSLKKECDTLTKKEKIVQNNRKAAEGDLELINREKQQKLNEVDVVVPLRLHQIEYVNNGLLPGKLDSALVLNTADLQRLQKRIEELQQEKIEQRELYKHAKQQHVQLRHDLKDMEARIKGSETRCEQLMLKKFGKLVDLEVLQTLSGNRRVEEMRQEIREQDAKYTKELKHWEAKVIGAKEALTEITKENTERLRKINSLLSQKKVLDEQLNARQQKTVGQFRGRLVEKQELQRLQQLVAAQAQDIEALSDEIRALSRKDGHVLPPLEPVLPPIPTLPHRHTTSNSGVQRKFNLSSKAVK, from the exons ATGGACGCTTCCGAGACGCTAACAGATGAAGTTACTTTACAAG AGCAGACAGCTGTTGTGGGGGATGAAGAGTGTGAGGGAAACCCTGAGGAAGAACAGAAGTCCATTCCAGATGACATGTATTACAGCTATGAGGAACTGTGCTCCAAACCCTTCATTACTACAGACTCCAACATCCCACAGAACCTGCTGCACCTCTC ACATTCATTTGGCTATGACTGTGGTCGGAGAGGGAACCTACAGCTGTTGGATGAGCATACATTGGCCTTCATAGCCGGGAATCTGCTTATCCTATTGGATGTGCGCACCAAAAAGCAGTGTTACATCCGCTCTAGCAGCGGAGGTGGCATTGGTGCAATTATG ACACATCCAAGTAAGCAGTATTTTGCAGTGGCAGAGAAAGGCCATCAGCCTAACATCATCATATATGAGTATCCGTCCCTGCGGCCTTACAGGGTCCTCAGAG gtGGCACAGGCAGCACATACAGCTTTGTGGATTTTAATCGTGATGGCTCCTTACTGGCCAGTGTGGGTGGAGCTCCAGACTACATGCTTACACTGTGGGACTGGAGGCAAGAACAGGTGACATTATGCAATAAAGCTTTTTCTCAGGATGTCTTCAGGGTCACCTTTTCACCTGACTGTGTTGGACAACTTACTACATCTGGCACTGGGCACATTAG ATTCTGGAAAATGGCCAATACCTTCACTGGTTTAAAGTTGCAAGGACTGCTGGGAAGTTTTGGAAAAACAACAGTTACGGATATAGAAGGATATGTGGAGCTTCCTGATGGAAAG GTTGTGTCAGGATCAGAGTGGGGGAACATGCTCCTTTGGGAGGGGGGTCTGATAAAGGTGGAATTTTGTCGTAAAGGTGGACGCACGTGTCATAGTGGAACCATTTACCAGTTTAACCTAGATGAGGGAGAACTAATGACCATAGGATCTGATGGAGCAGTCAGA AGCTGGAACTTGGAGACCATAGACACCGCAGATGCAGTTGACGACAGCGGCCTGTTTGAGATTGAACCCATGAATGAGTTAATAATAGGCCGTAATGTCAGCTTGCATTCTATGGTCAAGAGCTCCATTCCAGAAACCTCCATCTGGTTTGCTCAG GATTCAAATGGCTGTATTTGGAAACTGGATCTCTCATTCTCCAACATT ACCCAAGATCCAGAGTGTCTCTTCTCATTTCATGCTGGTGCCATTCAGGGCATGGATGTTTCTGAAAGCAGCCACCTCATGGCCACTACAGCCTTGGACT CCTCAGtcagggtgtttgactttctttcaaagaaagaactCACGATAAGCCGCTTCAAACAGGGAGGGACAACGCTCACATGGGCTTCAGACATG GTGAACACCGCCGGGGGTCTGCTGGTTGTGGGTTTTGATGACGGTGTGGTACGTCTCTTGGAGCTGTATAACACTCAGAGTCTGCACACGGTTGCAGGACGCACACGCTCTGCCGATGCTGAACTCCGCCTTAGACAAGCTCTCAAGCCCCACAATGCACCTGTGACCGCCGTCGCTTATGAGAGAACTAGAAAGATCATGGCTACTGGG AGCACAGACAGCAGTGTTTTCTTCTTCACGGTGGGAGAAAGATATACACCAATAGGGTTTGTTACTGTCCCAGGCCCTGTGCAAGGCCTGGAGTGGTCACCTCAGTCACAT GAGAAAAACACTCTGCTGATCTTCTGTCAAAATGGTCACGTGGTGGAAGTTCAGTGCCCTGATCCTGGGGCTCAGACTGGTGGAAACACCTTTCAGCTCTCAGATCTTCCGACAATGCATTTCTGCTTCAGCAGCATCAAGTCCCGAATTAAG AGAGATGCAGAGGTAGCACTCAGGCAGGCCAGAAaagaggagaagaagaagaggagggaGAAACACTTGAAGAAACTGAAGGAGCAAAAGCCAGATGCCACAGAGGAGGAACTACTGGGAGAACTGGAAGAGGAAgatgaggaggaagaggaacTGCCTCCTCTTTACATTCCATCTCCACCCAGTCCTCTACACTGTGGCTTTTACTCAACACCAGGATCATTCTGGCTTTCTATG GGTGGCTATGACTCAGGGTATTTGTACCACTGCAAGTTCTCCGAACAGCAGAGTGAAGATCCATTAGAGAGAAAAGATGAGCCCTTTTCCTTCATACCTGTGCATGATGCAGACCACAACCCCATTCTCACCATAACCTTCAA TTCCAGCAGGCAGTTGTTATTATGTGGCATGAAGGATGGTAGTATTCGGGCGTACCCTGTACAGGCCTCGGACCATCAGCTCAGATCTATGCAGGCGTACTGGGCTCTCAGTGTCCATGATAACCATTACGGCCATGTGCGCCACATCCGCTTTAGCTTTGATGACACATTTGTCCTGAGCGCAGGAGAAGATGGCAACATCTTCTCTTTCAGCTGTTTGCCAGAAGAGGAGCTCCAGAAGGCTATGCAGCTCAAACACGCCAAAGTTCCCTCTCCACGG GTTGGGCTGGAGATGGAGAAAGCAGCTCAGGACATAGAGGATCCATCTGCTTACAG CATAGAAACAGCTAAACAGAAGCTGGAGCTGGACCGCATGCATAAAGAAGCAGAACAGAGGAAACAGGAGCGGCGTAAGAAGCTGGCAAAACTGCAGAGTCAATTTCAAGCTTTACTGGAGCAGAACCAGAGCCTTCCTGAACACATCCGCCTCCATCGCTCG GAGTTTGAACTGGACCCGAGCTTCCGTGAGGAGactgaaagacagacagaagaaacaGTGATGGAAGTCAGGAAAGAACTGGCCTGGGAGGAGGAGAAACACCGCATCGGCCTTAACAAACTACAGACTAT GTTCTGGGAGTCCGTGGTGGAGGACACGGTCACGGTCCATGCGTTTAAGAGTGGACATAAGGTCTCCAACTACAGGCTGCTGGCTCTGTCTGCCATACAAATGCACTTGCACCAGCATGGCACAGCGGCATCTCATAGTGGAGCCGTGGAACAGAATCACTGGCAGAGCAAACCCCAGCCTGGCAAAAAAGCCAGCAACATTTCAC CAGTGCAGGATGAGCTGGTAACAGATCCGTTGATGCAGTCAGGAAGGATGCAGTCAGGGCGTAAACTGGCCAGCAGAGAGGCAGAGAAACTCCGCAAGGCTGCCGAAAAGGCAGAGAAAGCCAGAGCCATGATAGAGAAGAGGAAAAAAGA CTATGCCTCTAAGCCTAGTGAGGACTATGAGGATCCTAAGGATGTGGAAGCGATCCGATTGGCTAAGGAGAGAATGGGCGACTTTAAGCTGAAGTCAGCGAAAGACTTTACTGTTCCTGAACACCTGAGGATGAACGTGGAGAAGAAGAGAGTGCAGTTGGTGGAACTGGAAAAAAAG ATCTTTGAGAAGAAGTCTGAGATGAACTCCCGTGTGATGGCTCTTAGGGACAGTAAGGTAGAGATCGTGTCTCAGCTCCATGCCCAAATGGAGCAGCTACAGGTGATCCAGCAGCAACTTCCACCCGAGAAACGTTGTCCATTGCCGGCTGTGCCTGTCTTAATGCCAGAAGAGATGCCAGAGAGGAAGCATAGATACACACGGGCCACCTTGGAGCGTTACGCAACTCTAAGGGACAAGATGACTTCCACTGGCCTGGAAGAACAGCAGGATGGGCAGAACATCCTGGAGCTGCTTGAACAAGAGATGCAAGACACCCACACTAAGGCTCAGGACACACACATAGAGAATGAAGGTGAGGAAACACACTCTCAGAAGCAGGAAGAGAAGCTCACAGAGCTAGAGAAAGAGATGAGAGAAGTTGAGGAGATCAGAAACCTGTGCCAGCAAGACCAGCTTTTTAAACAG ATGGAGGAGGCAGTGTGGCGTTTCGATGCTGAGTTGCGCGTACTTCGTCACGAGAAGCTGGAGTTGGATGTGTACATGAAACTGGCTGATCTGAGACATGTGACGCTTTTTGAGGAGCTGCTGCTTCTGAAGGAGTTTGAGAAGAGGGAGGACATACTACAGGAGCGGCTGACCACCTATATACAGGAAGAGGAAGAGATCAGG GCCAAGATGCACGACTGTAAGAAGCAGATGGAGCTGAAGAAGAGAGACATCCTTAGGCTCCaaggaaaggaaaaaacaatCGCTGCCACTTTTCAGGCCTCACTAGGGGAGAACAACAAGTTTGAGGAGTTCCTCACCAGAGTGTTTAAGAAAAAGATCAAGCGtacaaagaagaaagaaacGCATGGACGTGAAG GCGATGATGTGACAGAGGAGGAAGATGACAGCGATGAAGACTCGGATGAAGAATCAGATGGGGATAATGATGAAGATTATGATGACTCTGAGACTGGAGTTCCTCTGGATGACAGCGTGTGTCCACCAA actGTGATCCTGAGCTTTTTGAGAACACACTGAAGCTGCGTGAACATCGTCTGGATGTGGAAGAGCAGCTGCAAGAGGAGATAAAAAATGTCGACAGTTTAAAGAAGGAGTGTGACACACTGACCAAGAAA GAGAAGATTGTGCAGAACAACCGTAAAGCAGCAGAGGGAGATCTGGAGCTCATTAACCGAGAAAAGCAGCAGAAGCTGAATGAAGTGGATGTGGTGGTGCCACTCAGACTGCATCAG ATTGAATATGTGAATAATGGTTTGTTGCCGGGTAAGCTTGACTCAGCATTGGTCCTGAACACAGCTGATCTCCAGCGTCTGCAGAAGCGTATTGAAGAGCTGCAGCAGGAGAAGATCGAACAGCGAGAGCTCTATAAACACGCCAAGCAACAACACGTACAGCTCAGACATGACCTTAAAGACATGGAGGCCAGAATAAAGG GGTCAGAAACACGATGCGAGCAGCTGATGCTCAAGAAGTTCGGAAAGCTGGTTGACCTTGAAGTTCTGCAGACTCTTTCAGGCAACAGGAGAGTAGAGGAGATGAGACAGGAGATCAGAGAACAAGACGCTAAGTACACAAAGGAGCTGAAACACTGGGAG GCAAAAGTTATAGGAGCAAAAGAGGCACTGACAGAAATCACGAAAGAGAACACAGAGAGACTACGTAAAATAAACAGCTTGCTCAGCCAGAAAAAAGTACTGGATGAACAACTCAATGCCAGACAGCAGAAGACG gTGGGTCAGTTCCGAGGCCGTCTGGTTGAGAAACAAGAACTGCAGAGGCTGCAGCAGCTGGTAGCGGCTCAAGCACAGGACATCGAGGCTCTCAGTGATGAGATCCGTGCTCTTTCACGCAAAGACGGCCATGTTCTCCCTCCGCTCGAACCTGTCCTGCCTCCCATTCCCACCCTGCCCCACAGACACACAACAAGCAATTCTGGTGTGCAAAGGAAATTCAACCTCAGCAGCAAAGCTGTGAAATAG
- the LOC127182420 gene encoding cilia- and flagella-associated protein 44 isoform X2: protein MDASETLTDEVTLQEQTAVVGDEECEGNPEEEQKSIPDDMYYSYEELCSKPFITTDSNIPQNLLHLSHSFGYDCGRRGNLQLLDEHTLAFIAGNLLILLDVRTKKQCYIRSSSGGGIGAIMTHPSKQYFAVAEKGHQPNIIIYEYPSLRPYRVLRGGTGSTYSFVDFNRDGSLLASVGGAPDYMLTLWDWRQEQVTLCNKAFSQDVFRVTFSPDCVGQLTTSGTGHIRFWKMANTFTGLKLQGLLGSFGKTTVTDIEGYVELPDGKVVSGSEWGNMLLWEGGLIKVEFCRKGGRTCHSGTIYQFNLDEGELMTIGSDGAVRSWNLETIDTADAVDDSGLFEIEPMNELIIGRNVSLHSMVKSSIPETSIWFAQDSNGCIWKLDLSFSNITQDPECLFSFHAGAIQGMDVSESSHLMATTALDSSVRVFDFLSKKELTISRFKQGGTTLTWASDMVNTAGGLLVVGFDDGVVRLLELYNTQSLHTVAGRTRSADAELRLRQALKPHNAPVTAVAYERTRKIMATGSTDSSVFFFTVGERYTPIGFVTVPGPVQGLEWSPQSHEKNTLLIFCQNGHVVEVQCPDPGAQTGGNTFQLSDLPTMHFCFSSIKSRIKRDAEVALRQARKEEKKKRREKHLKKLKEQKPDATEEELLGELEEEDEEEEELPPLYIPSPPSPLHCGFYSTPGSFWLSMGGYDSGYLYHCKFSEQQSEDPLERKDEPFSFIPVHDADHNPILTITFNSSRQLLLCGMKDGSIRAYPVQASDHQLRSMQAYWALSVHDNHYGHVRHIRFSFDDTFVLSAGEDGNIFSFSCLPEEELQKAMQLKHAKVPSPRVGLEMEKAAQDIEDPSAYSIETAKQKLELDRMHKEAEQRKQERRKKLAKLQSQFQALLEQNQSLPEHIRLHRSEFELDPSFREETERQTEETVMEVRKELAWEEEKHRIGLNKLQTMFWESVVEDTVTVHAFKSGHKVSNYRLLALSAIQMHLHQHGTAASHSGAVEQNHWQSKPQPGKKASNISLQDELVTDPLMQSGRMQSGRKLASREAEKLRKAAEKAEKARAMIEKRKKEWAELYASKPSEDYEDPKDVEAIRLAKERMGDFKLKSAKDFTVPEHLRMNVEKKRVQLVELEKKIFEKKSEMNSRVMALRDSKVEIVSQLHAQMEQLQVIQQQLPPEKRCPLPAVPVLMPEEMPERKHRYTRATLERYATLRDKMTSTGLEEQQDGQNILELLEQEMQDTHTKAQDTHIENEGEETHSQKQEEKLTELEKEMREVEEIRNLCQQDQLFKQMEEAVWRFDAELRVLRHEKLELDVYMKLADLRHVTLFEELLLLKEFEKREDILQERLTTYIQEEEEIRAKMHDCKKQMELKKRDILRLQGKEKTIAATFQASLGENNKFEEFLTRVFKKKIKRTKKKETHGREGDDVTEEEDDSDEDSDEESDGDNDEDYDDSETGVPLDDSVCPPNCDPELFENTLKLREHRLDVEEQLQEEIKNVDSLKKECDTLTKKEKIVQNNRKAAEGDLELINREKQQKLNEVDVVVPLRLHQIEYVNNGLLPGKLDSALVLNTADLQRLQKRIEELQQEKIEQRELYKHAKQQHVQLRHDLKDMEARIKGSETRCEQLMLKKFGKLVDLEVLQTLSGNRRVEEMRQEIREQDAKYTKELKHWEAKVIGAKEALTEITKENTERLRKINSLLSQKKVLDEQLNARQQKTVGQFRGRLVEKQELQRLQQLVAAQAQDIEALSDEIRALSRKDGHVLPPLEPVLPPIPTLPHRHTTSNSGVQRKFNLSSKAVK, encoded by the exons ATGGACGCTTCCGAGACGCTAACAGATGAAGTTACTTTACAAG AGCAGACAGCTGTTGTGGGGGATGAAGAGTGTGAGGGAAACCCTGAGGAAGAACAGAAGTCCATTCCAGATGACATGTATTACAGCTATGAGGAACTGTGCTCCAAACCCTTCATTACTACAGACTCCAACATCCCACAGAACCTGCTGCACCTCTC ACATTCATTTGGCTATGACTGTGGTCGGAGAGGGAACCTACAGCTGTTGGATGAGCATACATTGGCCTTCATAGCCGGGAATCTGCTTATCCTATTGGATGTGCGCACCAAAAAGCAGTGTTACATCCGCTCTAGCAGCGGAGGTGGCATTGGTGCAATTATG ACACATCCAAGTAAGCAGTATTTTGCAGTGGCAGAGAAAGGCCATCAGCCTAACATCATCATATATGAGTATCCGTCCCTGCGGCCTTACAGGGTCCTCAGAG gtGGCACAGGCAGCACATACAGCTTTGTGGATTTTAATCGTGATGGCTCCTTACTGGCCAGTGTGGGTGGAGCTCCAGACTACATGCTTACACTGTGGGACTGGAGGCAAGAACAGGTGACATTATGCAATAAAGCTTTTTCTCAGGATGTCTTCAGGGTCACCTTTTCACCTGACTGTGTTGGACAACTTACTACATCTGGCACTGGGCACATTAG ATTCTGGAAAATGGCCAATACCTTCACTGGTTTAAAGTTGCAAGGACTGCTGGGAAGTTTTGGAAAAACAACAGTTACGGATATAGAAGGATATGTGGAGCTTCCTGATGGAAAG GTTGTGTCAGGATCAGAGTGGGGGAACATGCTCCTTTGGGAGGGGGGTCTGATAAAGGTGGAATTTTGTCGTAAAGGTGGACGCACGTGTCATAGTGGAACCATTTACCAGTTTAACCTAGATGAGGGAGAACTAATGACCATAGGATCTGATGGAGCAGTCAGA AGCTGGAACTTGGAGACCATAGACACCGCAGATGCAGTTGACGACAGCGGCCTGTTTGAGATTGAACCCATGAATGAGTTAATAATAGGCCGTAATGTCAGCTTGCATTCTATGGTCAAGAGCTCCATTCCAGAAACCTCCATCTGGTTTGCTCAG GATTCAAATGGCTGTATTTGGAAACTGGATCTCTCATTCTCCAACATT ACCCAAGATCCAGAGTGTCTCTTCTCATTTCATGCTGGTGCCATTCAGGGCATGGATGTTTCTGAAAGCAGCCACCTCATGGCCACTACAGCCTTGGACT CCTCAGtcagggtgtttgactttctttcaaagaaagaactCACGATAAGCCGCTTCAAACAGGGAGGGACAACGCTCACATGGGCTTCAGACATG GTGAACACCGCCGGGGGTCTGCTGGTTGTGGGTTTTGATGACGGTGTGGTACGTCTCTTGGAGCTGTATAACACTCAGAGTCTGCACACGGTTGCAGGACGCACACGCTCTGCCGATGCTGAACTCCGCCTTAGACAAGCTCTCAAGCCCCACAATGCACCTGTGACCGCCGTCGCTTATGAGAGAACTAGAAAGATCATGGCTACTGGG AGCACAGACAGCAGTGTTTTCTTCTTCACGGTGGGAGAAAGATATACACCAATAGGGTTTGTTACTGTCCCAGGCCCTGTGCAAGGCCTGGAGTGGTCACCTCAGTCACAT GAGAAAAACACTCTGCTGATCTTCTGTCAAAATGGTCACGTGGTGGAAGTTCAGTGCCCTGATCCTGGGGCTCAGACTGGTGGAAACACCTTTCAGCTCTCAGATCTTCCGACAATGCATTTCTGCTTCAGCAGCATCAAGTCCCGAATTAAG AGAGATGCAGAGGTAGCACTCAGGCAGGCCAGAAaagaggagaagaagaagaggagggaGAAACACTTGAAGAAACTGAAGGAGCAAAAGCCAGATGCCACAGAGGAGGAACTACTGGGAGAACTGGAAGAGGAAgatgaggaggaagaggaacTGCCTCCTCTTTACATTCCATCTCCACCCAGTCCTCTACACTGTGGCTTTTACTCAACACCAGGATCATTCTGGCTTTCTATG GGTGGCTATGACTCAGGGTATTTGTACCACTGCAAGTTCTCCGAACAGCAGAGTGAAGATCCATTAGAGAGAAAAGATGAGCCCTTTTCCTTCATACCTGTGCATGATGCAGACCACAACCCCATTCTCACCATAACCTTCAA TTCCAGCAGGCAGTTGTTATTATGTGGCATGAAGGATGGTAGTATTCGGGCGTACCCTGTACAGGCCTCGGACCATCAGCTCAGATCTATGCAGGCGTACTGGGCTCTCAGTGTCCATGATAACCATTACGGCCATGTGCGCCACATCCGCTTTAGCTTTGATGACACATTTGTCCTGAGCGCAGGAGAAGATGGCAACATCTTCTCTTTCAGCTGTTTGCCAGAAGAGGAGCTCCAGAAGGCTATGCAGCTCAAACACGCCAAAGTTCCCTCTCCACGG GTTGGGCTGGAGATGGAGAAAGCAGCTCAGGACATAGAGGATCCATCTGCTTACAG CATAGAAACAGCTAAACAGAAGCTGGAGCTGGACCGCATGCATAAAGAAGCAGAACAGAGGAAACAGGAGCGGCGTAAGAAGCTGGCAAAACTGCAGAGTCAATTTCAAGCTTTACTGGAGCAGAACCAGAGCCTTCCTGAACACATCCGCCTCCATCGCTCG GAGTTTGAACTGGACCCGAGCTTCCGTGAGGAGactgaaagacagacagaagaaacaGTGATGGAAGTCAGGAAAGAACTGGCCTGGGAGGAGGAGAAACACCGCATCGGCCTTAACAAACTACAGACTAT GTTCTGGGAGTCCGTGGTGGAGGACACGGTCACGGTCCATGCGTTTAAGAGTGGACATAAGGTCTCCAACTACAGGCTGCTGGCTCTGTCTGCCATACAAATGCACTTGCACCAGCATGGCACAGCGGCATCTCATAGTGGAGCCGTGGAACAGAATCACTGGCAGAGCAAACCCCAGCCTGGCAAAAAAGCCAGCAACATTTCAC TGCAGGATGAGCTGGTAACAGATCCGTTGATGCAGTCAGGAAGGATGCAGTCAGGGCGTAAACTGGCCAGCAGAGAGGCAGAGAAACTCCGCAAGGCTGCCGAAAAGGCAGAGAAAGCCAGAGCCATGATAGAGAAGAGGAAAAAAGAGTGGGCAGAACT CTATGCCTCTAAGCCTAGTGAGGACTATGAGGATCCTAAGGATGTGGAAGCGATCCGATTGGCTAAGGAGAGAATGGGCGACTTTAAGCTGAAGTCAGCGAAAGACTTTACTGTTCCTGAACACCTGAGGATGAACGTGGAGAAGAAGAGAGTGCAGTTGGTGGAACTGGAAAAAAAG ATCTTTGAGAAGAAGTCTGAGATGAACTCCCGTGTGATGGCTCTTAGGGACAGTAAGGTAGAGATCGTGTCTCAGCTCCATGCCCAAATGGAGCAGCTACAGGTGATCCAGCAGCAACTTCCACCCGAGAAACGTTGTCCATTGCCGGCTGTGCCTGTCTTAATGCCAGAAGAGATGCCAGAGAGGAAGCATAGATACACACGGGCCACCTTGGAGCGTTACGCAACTCTAAGGGACAAGATGACTTCCACTGGCCTGGAAGAACAGCAGGATGGGCAGAACATCCTGGAGCTGCTTGAACAAGAGATGCAAGACACCCACACTAAGGCTCAGGACACACACATAGAGAATGAAGGTGAGGAAACACACTCTCAGAAGCAGGAAGAGAAGCTCACAGAGCTAGAGAAAGAGATGAGAGAAGTTGAGGAGATCAGAAACCTGTGCCAGCAAGACCAGCTTTTTAAACAG ATGGAGGAGGCAGTGTGGCGTTTCGATGCTGAGTTGCGCGTACTTCGTCACGAGAAGCTGGAGTTGGATGTGTACATGAAACTGGCTGATCTGAGACATGTGACGCTTTTTGAGGAGCTGCTGCTTCTGAAGGAGTTTGAGAAGAGGGAGGACATACTACAGGAGCGGCTGACCACCTATATACAGGAAGAGGAAGAGATCAGG GCCAAGATGCACGACTGTAAGAAGCAGATGGAGCTGAAGAAGAGAGACATCCTTAGGCTCCaaggaaaggaaaaaacaatCGCTGCCACTTTTCAGGCCTCACTAGGGGAGAACAACAAGTTTGAGGAGTTCCTCACCAGAGTGTTTAAGAAAAAGATCAAGCGtacaaagaagaaagaaacGCATGGACGTGAAG GCGATGATGTGACAGAGGAGGAAGATGACAGCGATGAAGACTCGGATGAAGAATCAGATGGGGATAATGATGAAGATTATGATGACTCTGAGACTGGAGTTCCTCTGGATGACAGCGTGTGTCCACCAA actGTGATCCTGAGCTTTTTGAGAACACACTGAAGCTGCGTGAACATCGTCTGGATGTGGAAGAGCAGCTGCAAGAGGAGATAAAAAATGTCGACAGTTTAAAGAAGGAGTGTGACACACTGACCAAGAAA GAGAAGATTGTGCAGAACAACCGTAAAGCAGCAGAGGGAGATCTGGAGCTCATTAACCGAGAAAAGCAGCAGAAGCTGAATGAAGTGGATGTGGTGGTGCCACTCAGACTGCATCAG ATTGAATATGTGAATAATGGTTTGTTGCCGGGTAAGCTTGACTCAGCATTGGTCCTGAACACAGCTGATCTCCAGCGTCTGCAGAAGCGTATTGAAGAGCTGCAGCAGGAGAAGATCGAACAGCGAGAGCTCTATAAACACGCCAAGCAACAACACGTACAGCTCAGACATGACCTTAAAGACATGGAGGCCAGAATAAAGG GGTCAGAAACACGATGCGAGCAGCTGATGCTCAAGAAGTTCGGAAAGCTGGTTGACCTTGAAGTTCTGCAGACTCTTTCAGGCAACAGGAGAGTAGAGGAGATGAGACAGGAGATCAGAGAACAAGACGCTAAGTACACAAAGGAGCTGAAACACTGGGAG GCAAAAGTTATAGGAGCAAAAGAGGCACTGACAGAAATCACGAAAGAGAACACAGAGAGACTACGTAAAATAAACAGCTTGCTCAGCCAGAAAAAAGTACTGGATGAACAACTCAATGCCAGACAGCAGAAGACG gTGGGTCAGTTCCGAGGCCGTCTGGTTGAGAAACAAGAACTGCAGAGGCTGCAGCAGCTGGTAGCGGCTCAAGCACAGGACATCGAGGCTCTCAGTGATGAGATCCGTGCTCTTTCACGCAAAGACGGCCATGTTCTCCCTCCGCTCGAACCTGTCCTGCCTCCCATTCCCACCCTGCCCCACAGACACACAACAAGCAATTCTGGTGTGCAAAGGAAATTCAACCTCAGCAGCAAAGCTGTGAAATAG